Below is a window of Deinococcus radiopugnans ATCC 19172 DNA.
GCCGGTGATCTCCACGATGCGGCCCAGCAGGTACGGCGTGGTGTCCTTGCCGGTCAGCCCCAGCGCGTTCATGTCCGCCAAGGCCTGCTCGATCTGCCCGGCCATCTCGTCGGCAGGAATCTCGTCCGCCTCGGGAATGGGGTTGGCGAGCATCACGCCGCCGCCCAGACCCAGGGTCCACTTGGCGTGCAGCACGCGGGCGGCCTCGGCCTCGTTCGCCACGCTCAGCGGCGAGGCAAACCCGATGCGGCGCGAGTAGAAGGCGGGGAATTCCTCGCTGCCCAGCGTGATGGCGGGCACGCCCTGGGTTTCGAGCACCTCCAGCGTCAGGCCGATGTCCAGAATGCTCTTGACCCCGGCGCTGACCACGCAGACCTCGGTGCGGGCCAGTTCCAGCAGATCGGCGCTGATGTCCATCGTCTGGCCCGCGCCCCGGTGGACGCCGCCGGTGCCCCCCGTGGCAAACACGCGGATGCCGGCCAGCGAGGCGATCCGCATGGTGGAGGCCACCGTTGTCGCGCCGTTCTGTTCCAGCGCCACCGTCACCGGCAGGTCACGGGTGCTGATCTTCTGCACGGTCTTGTCGGTGGCCAGCGTTTCCAGCTCGTCGGGACTCAGGCCCACTTTCAGGCGGCCGCCCAGCACGGCAATCGTGGCGGGCGTCGCGCCGTTGTCGCGCACGATCTGCTCTACCTCGCGCGCCATGTCCACGTTCTGCGGGTAGGGCATGCCGTGACTGATGATGGTGCTTTCCAGCGCCACCACCGGTCCCCCGGCCTGGAGCGCGGCGGCGACTTCAGGGGTCAGGTCCATTAAAGCGGCGACTTCAGGGCGAATTCCTGGGAGGTTCATGTCCCCCAGGGTACGCGAGGAGGCAGGCTGCCGCCCCAGGTGTTATACGGATTCCGTTTGTTTCGTGTAGGAACCGGGAGAGCGCCGGTTCCTACACTCCACGTCCGGAACCCATTTTTCTCTTTCTCGCTCCGCTCGGATTTCCAGGTGTTTCCAACACCTTTCAATCGGAGTCCGTATTAGAACTCCACCACCACACCAGCGAAGCTGAGCAGATCGGTGATGCCGAAGTCGCCGTTCTGGCCGAAGATGGGG
It encodes the following:
- a CDS encoding pseudouridine-5'-phosphate glycosidase, producing MNLPGIRPEVAALMDLTPEVAAALQAGGPVVALESTIISHGMPYPQNVDMAREVEQIVRDNGATPATIAVLGGRLKVGLSPDELETLATDKTVQKISTRDLPVTVALEQNGATTVASTMRIASLAGIRVFATGGTGGVHRGAGQTMDISADLLELARTEVCVVSAGVKSILDIGLTLEVLETQGVPAITLGSEEFPAFYSRRIGFASPLSVANEAEAARVLHAKWTLGLGGGVMLANPIPEADEIPADEMAGQIEQALADMNALGLTGKDTTPYLLGRIVEITGGRSLDTNIALVRHNAAVAARVAVEYARLEA